A genomic window from Luteolibacter sp. LG18 includes:
- a CDS encoding alpha-galactosidase, whose amino-acid sequence MLVQSALAAPILLETNTTTLRLDVNDGKVAGTYFGPKVRDSGDVAVPAESASLFYPSHWDAQTGSHGIAITQPDGQLALDPVYESHALTDAEGGKLLRVILKDRRYPVTLAVCVLAHPDSNVFERWVEVTNGGDKPVVLNKAASATLHFRADRYFLTSFPGTWGREATAREQEIVQGGSALLRSGSTPKGAAEGSPAFILSLDQPAAETTGEVVLGALAWSGNWAFQFDNAATSNEVDASFGYDPAYSAYTLDAGKTFTTPRMILTRSGHGTGEASRNLHRWARSGGLRGGDQARDILLNSWEGAYFKFDESVLHGMMDGCKQMGVELFVLDDGWFGNAHPRDNDKAGLGDWQVNATKLPHGIEGLVNAAKERGLKFGIWVEPEMVNPQSDLYEKHPDWVVAMKDHPRREGRNQLVLDLTRPEVREFVHGVIDKLLTENPGICYIKWDCNYTIVDPGSGALAADRQQNLQVDYIRGYYEVLDKLTKAHPKVVFQACGSGGGRADYGAMKFHHEFWTSDNTDPYDRVFIQWSASYLFPAIAMAAHVTESPNHYSQRVTPLKFRFDVAMSGRLGLELSPKKLTPEELDYANKAVAEYKRIRPVVQFGDLYRLKNPYQGDLAALQYVREEKGAKHSVFFAYLKEHRLISGYGPVALQGLDPAKRYQVVEINRDGTKNKYAKNPDASIVAEDGKTLGGDFLMTRGLTIHWGWRALQSVAVEITEVP is encoded by the coding sequence ATGCTCGTCCAATCCGCACTCGCCGCTCCGATCCTGCTCGAAACGAACACCACCACGCTCCGTCTGGACGTGAACGATGGCAAGGTGGCCGGCACCTATTTCGGGCCGAAGGTCCGGGACAGCGGTGACGTGGCGGTGCCCGCGGAATCCGCCTCGCTCTTCTATCCCTCCCACTGGGACGCGCAGACCGGTTCGCACGGGATCGCGATCACCCAGCCGGACGGCCAGCTCGCGCTCGATCCGGTGTACGAGTCCCACGCCCTCACCGACGCGGAGGGCGGCAAGCTGCTGCGCGTGATCCTGAAGGACCGCCGCTATCCGGTGACGCTGGCGGTGTGCGTGCTGGCGCACCCGGACTCGAACGTGTTCGAGCGCTGGGTGGAGGTCACCAATGGCGGCGACAAACCGGTGGTGCTGAACAAGGCGGCCTCGGCCACGCTGCACTTCCGCGCGGACCGGTATTTCCTCACCTCGTTCCCGGGCACCTGGGGCCGGGAGGCCACGGCGCGCGAGCAGGAGATCGTGCAGGGTGGCAGCGCGTTGCTGCGCTCCGGCTCGACCCCGAAGGGCGCGGCGGAGGGCAGTCCGGCGTTCATCCTCTCGCTCGACCAACCGGCGGCGGAAACCACCGGCGAGGTGGTGCTGGGCGCGCTCGCGTGGTCCGGAAATTGGGCGTTCCAGTTCGACAATGCCGCGACCTCGAATGAAGTGGACGCGAGCTTCGGCTACGATCCGGCGTACTCAGCCTACACGCTGGACGCGGGCAAGACCTTCACCACTCCGCGGATGATCCTCACCCGCTCGGGCCACGGCACCGGCGAGGCCTCGCGGAACCTCCACCGCTGGGCCCGCTCCGGCGGCCTGCGCGGCGGCGACCAGGCGCGCGACATCCTCTTGAACTCGTGGGAGGGTGCTTACTTCAAGTTCGATGAAAGCGTGCTGCACGGCATGATGGACGGCTGCAAGCAGATGGGCGTGGAACTCTTCGTGCTGGACGATGGCTGGTTCGGCAACGCCCACCCGCGCGACAATGACAAGGCCGGGTTGGGCGATTGGCAGGTGAACGCGACCAAGCTGCCGCACGGCATCGAAGGGCTCGTCAACGCCGCGAAGGAACGCGGCCTGAAGTTCGGCATCTGGGTGGAACCGGAAATGGTGAACCCGCAGAGCGATCTTTACGAAAAGCACCCGGACTGGGTGGTGGCGATGAAGGACCACCCGCGCCGTGAGGGCCGCAACCAGCTCGTGCTCGATCTCACCCGCCCCGAGGTCCGCGAGTTCGTCCACGGTGTGATCGACAAGCTGCTCACGGAAAACCCGGGCATCTGCTACATCAAGTGGGACTGCAACTACACCATCGTCGATCCCGGCAGCGGCGCGCTTGCCGCGGACCGCCAGCAGAACCTCCAGGTCGATTACATCAGGGGCTACTACGAGGTGCTCGACAAGCTGACCAAGGCGCATCCGAAGGTGGTGTTCCAGGCCTGCGGTTCCGGCGGCGGCCGCGCGGACTACGGCGCGATGAAGTTCCACCACGAGTTCTGGACCTCCGACAACACCGACCCCTACGACCGCGTGTTCATCCAATGGAGCGCCAGCTACCTCTTCCCCGCGATCGCGATGGCCGCGCACGTCACCGAATCGCCGAACCACTACAGCCAGCGCGTCACTCCGCTGAAGTTCCGCTTCGATGTGGCGATGAGCGGCCGCCTCGGCCTGGAGCTCTCGCCGAAGAAACTCACTCCCGAGGAACTCGACTACGCGAACAAGGCGGTCGCCGAGTACAAGCGCATCCGCCCCGTGGTGCAGTTCGGCGATCTCTACCGACTGAAGAATCCCTACCAGGGCGATCTCGCCGCGCTGCAATACGTGCGGGAGGAGAAGGGCGCGAAGCACTCCGTGTTCTTCGCCTATCTCAAGGAGCACCGCCTCATTTCCGGCTACGGGCCGGTGGCGCTGCAGGGCCTCGATCCCGCGAAGCGCTACCAGGTGGTGGAGATCAACCGCGACGGCACGAAGAACAAGTACGCCAAGAACCCGGACGCCTCGATCGTGGCCGAGGACGGCAAGACACTGGGAGGAGACTTCCTGATGACCCGCGGCCTGACGATCCACTGGGGCTGGCGCGCGCTGCAATCGGTGGCCGTGGAGATCACCGAAGTGCCGTGA
- a CDS encoding choice-of-anchor tandem repeat GloVer-containing protein: MSSKPVFPRGVQGVAAACAVFAAGALPVSAAGPILKTLHAFDSEPAGPAGGLIPAGDGSYFGTTVSGGLYARGTVFRMAADNTVTVLASFNGTNGSNPLGRLLLTPDGNLWGTTRTGGSANLGTVFRLSPSGELTSISITEAVGANPQGRLARDAAGNLYGTTAQGMGTIFKVSPDLVLTKHATLGNPRFPADDLMTAADGNVYGVASTGNDAQGGFGAIFRVETAGGISVFARIPIEQYGYAQYGLVQDGAGNFYGTTNGGGLAPGVVYQCSPAGTLSVIAPFALSTIPGSVLAIGANGSLYGVTSYVGTTPNTLFRASVAGGMENLYTFDGSAGSRPSGMILSPSGTLLGTAAGGTTSTSVSWFGGGVFEFNPTGAQTSLKVKFLHAAQNPAGSLATGPDGNLYGVTTGLGAEAGGLAFRVTPQGGYTALSGLSTNPSHGLTTGADGKVYGIVSNDHTGGVFCRVDTNGSISNLAFLDSVSGYKPPGELVVGADGGFYGVSTGLTGTLFRVTTAGQLSKVAGPLVGSSVGRVCFGADGSTYLAYPGWYPSYRGSICRVLANGTQETVVTFDGSNGANPAAGLILASDGNFYGTTSGELYTGPGQYGTIFRLTPEGVLSTIFTFDGTNGSTPKTELIQGADGRLYGTTSAGGDGGNGTVFRCGLDGTLTTLVDFDFYNGSDPAGALTIGPDGQFYGSTRLGGVDEGESTGGGGTVYKLDFAPEATTGNAEVLSATATVLHGSVAVHGMTTTVSFEYGTDAGLAGAAEAAVTTIPDTQDGGAVNVRLDGLTLGTTYYFRVKAACPGMAAQYGQIGSFVASGVDASAGPEEFLFCALDGNRDDKLTAAEWKPIYVKAPAKETAFALLDVNVDGFLDFSEFSAAASNRTTARTFSTAVDRTALFLSVDASEDNEITKAELAKMWKPGTPSLTVDTWMARAGVGATIDFWEWLHAATLPNERTYSQAAELRETRLAFAAQLDTDHDEVITFAEFSRMFKAGTKVKTIDTAWRTANQTPRDASSPASMTIEAFVEAPRLPKLVIYSTAG, translated from the coding sequence TTGTCCTCCAAACCCGTGTTTCCGCGGGGGGTCCAAGGTGTCGCGGCGGCCTGTGCCGTGTTTGCGGCGGGAGCCTTGCCCGTGTCCGCCGCCGGTCCCATCCTCAAAACCCTGCATGCCTTTGACTCCGAGCCGGCCGGCCCCGCGGGGGGCTTGATCCCGGCCGGTGACGGCAGTTATTTCGGGACGACCGTCAGTGGCGGCCTCTACGCGAGAGGCACCGTGTTCCGGATGGCTGCTGACAATACGGTGACGGTCCTGGCCTCCTTCAATGGCACGAATGGCTCCAATCCGCTGGGCAGGCTGCTGCTGACGCCGGACGGGAACCTGTGGGGCACGACGCGCACCGGAGGAAGCGCGAACCTCGGCACGGTGTTCCGCCTGTCTCCATCCGGCGAGCTGACCTCCATCAGCATCACCGAGGCGGTGGGGGCCAATCCCCAGGGACGGCTGGCGCGGGACGCCGCGGGCAACCTCTATGGGACCACGGCCCAAGGCATGGGAACCATTTTCAAGGTCAGCCCGGACCTGGTGCTGACCAAACACGCGACGCTCGGCAATCCCCGCTTCCCGGCGGACGACCTGATGACCGCGGCGGACGGGAACGTGTATGGCGTGGCGTCCACCGGCAACGATGCCCAGGGCGGCTTCGGCGCGATCTTCCGCGTGGAAACGGCGGGGGGCATTTCGGTTTTCGCGAGGATCCCCATCGAGCAATATGGCTATGCCCAGTACGGGCTGGTGCAGGACGGGGCAGGGAATTTCTACGGCACCACCAACGGCGGCGGTCTCGCTCCAGGCGTCGTCTACCAATGCTCGCCAGCCGGAACCCTGTCGGTCATCGCCCCTTTTGCCCTCTCAACCATCCCGGGATCGGTACTCGCAATCGGAGCGAACGGCAGCCTTTACGGGGTGACCTCCTACGTGGGGACGACACCGAACACCTTGTTCCGCGCGAGCGTGGCGGGAGGCATGGAAAACCTCTACACCTTCGATGGTTCCGCCGGTTCCCGTCCTTCCGGGATGATCCTGAGCCCGTCCGGCACGCTGCTGGGCACGGCGGCAGGCGGCACCACTTCTACCTCTGTGAGCTGGTTCGGCGGAGGGGTGTTCGAATTCAACCCGACCGGAGCCCAAACGAGCCTGAAGGTGAAATTCCTCCATGCGGCCCAGAATCCAGCAGGCTCCCTCGCCACCGGACCGGATGGCAATCTCTACGGGGTCACCACCGGCCTGGGTGCCGAGGCCGGAGGCCTGGCTTTCCGCGTCACCCCGCAGGGTGGCTACACCGCTCTTTCCGGCCTCTCCACCAATCCGAGCCACGGACTGACGACCGGAGCGGATGGGAAGGTCTATGGAATCGTCTCCAATGACCATACCGGCGGAGTCTTCTGTCGGGTGGACACGAATGGCTCGATCTCCAATCTGGCCTTCCTGGACTCGGTGTCCGGATACAAGCCCCCCGGCGAACTCGTGGTGGGGGCCGATGGTGGGTTTTACGGAGTATCAACGGGTCTCACGGGCACCCTGTTCCGCGTGACCACAGCGGGCCAGCTCTCGAAAGTGGCGGGCCCCCTGGTTGGCTCGTCCGTGGGCCGGGTCTGCTTCGGCGCTGATGGCAGCACATATCTCGCCTATCCGGGTTGGTATCCCTCCTACCGGGGCTCGATCTGCCGCGTGCTGGCGAATGGCACCCAGGAAACCGTGGTGACCTTCGATGGCTCCAATGGCGCCAACCCCGCCGCCGGTCTGATCCTGGCGAGCGACGGGAACTTCTACGGCACCACCTCGGGCGAGCTCTACACGGGACCCGGGCAGTATGGCACGATCTTCCGCCTCACGCCGGAGGGCGTGCTGAGCACGATCTTCACCTTCGATGGCACGAATGGCTCGACTCCCAAAACCGAGCTGATCCAGGGCGCGGATGGGAGGCTCTACGGCACCACCTCGGCGGGCGGAGACGGCGGCAACGGCACGGTCTTCCGCTGCGGGCTGGATGGCACGCTGACCACGCTGGTGGACTTCGACTTCTACAATGGCAGTGATCCGGCGGGCGCGCTGACGATCGGGCCGGACGGCCAGTTCTATGGCAGCACCCGCCTCGGCGGCGTGGACGAGGGTGAGTCCACGGGCGGCGGCGGCACGGTCTACAAGCTCGACTTCGCCCCGGAGGCCACCACCGGCAACGCGGAGGTGCTTTCGGCCACGGCCACCGTGCTCCACGGCAGCGTGGCGGTGCACGGGATGACCACGACGGTGTCCTTCGAATACGGCACGGACGCCGGGCTCGCCGGTGCCGCGGAGGCGGCGGTCACCACGATTCCGGACACGCAGGACGGCGGTGCGGTGAACGTCCGCCTGGACGGCCTGACGCTGGGCACGACCTACTACTTCCGCGTGAAAGCGGCATGCCCCGGCATGGCCGCCCAGTACGGCCAGATCGGCTCGTTCGTCGCCAGCGGCGTCGACGCCAGCGCGGGACCGGAGGAGTTCCTGTTCTGCGCTCTCGATGGCAACCGCGATGACAAGCTGACGGCCGCGGAGTGGAAACCGATCTACGTGAAGGCTCCGGCGAAGGAAACGGCGTTCGCGCTGCTCGATGTGAACGTGGATGGATTCCTCGATTTCAGCGAGTTCTCCGCCGCGGCCTCCAACCGCACCACGGCCCGCACCTTCTCCACCGCGGTGGACCGGACGGCCTTGTTCCTCTCGGTGGATGCCAGCGAGGACAATGAGATCACCAAGGCCGAGCTGGCGAAGATGTGGAAGCCGGGCACACCGTCGCTGACGGTCGACACCTGGATGGCGCGTGCCGGGGTCGGTGCGACGATCGACTTCTGGGAGTGGCTCCACGCGGCCACGCTGCCGAACGAGCGGACTTATTCGCAGGCCGCCGAGCTGCGCGAGACGCGCCTCGCGTTCGCCGCGCAATTGGACACGGACCACGACGAAGTGATCACATTCGCGGAGTTCTCCCGGATGTTCAAAGCGGGCACGAAGGTCAAAACCATCGACACGGCCTGGCGCACGGCCAACCAGACCCCGCGTGACGCCAGCTCTCCGGCGTCGATGACCATCGAGGCGTTCGTGGAAGCCCCGCGCTTGCCGAAGCTGGTGATCTACTCGACCGCCGGGTAA